The proteins below come from a single Acidobacteriota bacterium genomic window:
- a CDS encoding tetratricopeptide repeat protein, with translation MGKLKLSQRKFDEARGYLEKAIAGDPKDHLAYYRYANLLSREDRDDYGFVNRIKPETAEKMRNALKKAIAIEPTFADSYELLAFVSFVNNETLDDAITLLQTALKYKPADPRYSLRIAEILTRQNKFDEAAQLAQKIAAAATEPDIKSRANSLVTQIAELKAFAMRQEAEKKALEERIAATGETPISVKRIESMRPPTEEELAKQNDYIRIRAINEALRKIKDGEQRVRGSVTRIDCRKRPLVYTIKTPTETFTVTSKDFTDLYLRAHDPPAMRKQIGCEADIGSFTALVTYKAAPNSKTPFRGELVAIEFIPADFRFMTDEEMRTATLIIYDQEPKVEKAPELVTLSPITTAIEANRSVIATREINNALMKPAEGQKREMGFLDKIECTSGGTIYHLRVGTETRKLVSYSPRALRIYVFTPDLGDTQLVCGIKPIEFPAVFVYKPNADGKTDELVSVEFVPKSFVLEH, from the coding sequence ATGGGGAAGCTCAAGCTTTCGCAGCGAAAATTTGACGAGGCACGCGGATATCTCGAAAAAGCCATCGCCGGCGACCCGAAAGATCACCTCGCCTATTACCGCTACGCGAACTTGCTCAGCCGCGAAGACCGCGACGATTACGGCTTCGTCAACCGCATCAAACCGGAAACCGCTGAGAAAATGCGAAACGCGCTGAAGAAGGCGATAGCGATCGAGCCGACGTTTGCGGACAGCTATGAACTGCTGGCATTCGTGTCATTCGTCAATAACGAAACCCTCGACGACGCGATCACGCTGCTGCAAACGGCGTTGAAATACAAGCCCGCGGATCCGCGATATTCGCTCCGCATCGCCGAGATCCTGACGCGGCAGAACAAATTTGACGAGGCTGCCCAGCTCGCTCAGAAGATCGCAGCCGCTGCCACCGAACCCGACATAAAAAGTAGAGCGAACAGTCTCGTTACTCAAATCGCCGAATTAAAAGCTTTTGCCATGCGGCAAGAGGCGGAAAAAAAGGCTCTCGAAGAACGCATCGCTGCTACCGGCGAAACGCCAATTTCGGTCAAACGCATCGAATCCATGCGTCCGCCGACCGAAGAAGAACTTGCTAAACAAAACGACTACATCCGCATTCGCGCGATAAACGAAGCTCTGCGAAAAATCAAAGACGGCGAACAGCGCGTCCGCGGCAGCGTCACGCGTATCGATTGCCGCAAACGCCCGCTCGTTTACACGATCAAGACGCCGACCGAGACTTTCACTGTCACGAGCAAGGATTTCACCGACCTCTATCTGCGGGCTCACGACCCGCCGGCGATGCGAAAACAGATCGGCTGTGAGGCAGATATTGGGTCGTTCACGGCTCTTGTCACCTATAAAGCGGCTCCAAATTCGAAAACTCCGTTTCGCGGCGAGCTGGTCGCGATCGAATTCATCCCCGCAGATTTCCGGTTCATGACGGACGAAGAAATGCGGACCGCGACGCTCATCATTTACGATCAGGAACCAAAGGTCGAAAAGGCTCCGGAACTCGTAACTTTAAGCCCGATAACCACCGCCATCGAAGCCAACCGCAGCGTCATCGCCACGCGCGAGATAAACAACGCTCTGATGAAACCCGCCGAGGGACAAAAACGCGAGATGGGCTTCCTGGACAAGATCGAATGCACGAGCGGCGGCACCATCTATCATCTCCGCGTCGGCACCGAGACGCGAAAACTGGTCAGCTATTCGCCCCGAGCCCTACGGATCTACGTTTTCACCCCCGACCTAGGCGACACGCAGCTAGTCTGCGGCATTAAACCGATAGAATTCCCGGCAGTTTTCGTCTACAAACCAAACGCCGACGGGAAAACCGACGAACTGGTTTCAGTAGAATTCGTACCTAAGTCTTTTGTTTTGGAGCACTAA
- a CDS encoding DUF1570 domain-containing protein, translating into MRLFLFLSLAILAMGSYLTADVAAADPNGWIQVRSKNFYLIGNAPEKEIRKVGTKLEQFRESFRLLFASANLDSRVPTNVVVFKDNAAYTPFKPRRADGRIDDEIAGYFQSGEDVNYITIAVGGDKDSYGTIFHEYVHFIINTNFKGEIPQWFNEGLAEYYQTYEITGDVKIKLGQPQEGHVALLQKGGLMPLEQLLNLTNYQLHQTSGRTRDLFYAQSWALVHYLTQSGRSAALDKFLKDVTSGGGAKAAFQGAFQSTYEQMEGQLRDYIIRNSYNFQEITLKKKLSFDADMQASPLDEASTSNRNVLTKPNRICSPP; encoded by the coding sequence ATGAGGCTGTTTTTATTCCTCAGTTTAGCCATCCTTGCCATGGGATCATATCTAACTGCCGACGTCGCGGCAGCGGATCCGAACGGCTGGATACAGGTCAGATCAAAAAATTTCTACCTCATCGGCAACGCTCCTGAAAAAGAGATCAGGAAGGTCGGGACAAAGCTCGAGCAGTTCCGCGAGTCTTTTCGTTTGCTGTTCGCATCAGCGAACCTCGATTCGCGAGTGCCGACGAATGTGGTCGTCTTTAAAGACAACGCAGCGTACACGCCGTTCAAGCCGAGGCGTGCCGACGGCCGGATCGATGATGAGATCGCGGGATATTTCCAATCGGGCGAGGATGTTAATTACATTACGATCGCGGTCGGCGGTGACAAAGACAGCTATGGAACCATCTTTCACGAATACGTTCACTTCATCATCAATACAAATTTCAAGGGCGAGATACCGCAGTGGTTCAACGAGGGTTTGGCTGAATATTACCAAACTTACGAGATCACCGGCGATGTCAAAATAAAGCTCGGACAACCGCAGGAAGGCCACGTCGCTCTTCTGCAAAAAGGCGGCCTCATGCCGCTCGAGCAGCTCTTGAACCTGACGAATTATCAGTTGCATCAAACCAGCGGGCGTACGCGTGACTTGTTCTACGCCCAATCGTGGGCTCTCGTGCACTACCTGACCCAAAGCGGACGTTCGGCCGCCCTCGATAAGTTTTTGAAGGACGTAACAAGCGGCGGCGGCGCAAAAGCGGCGTTCCAGGGTGCTTTCCAATCTACGTATGAACAAATGGAAGGCCAGCTTCGCGATTACATCATCAGGAATTCCTACAACTTTCAGGAGATCACGCTTAAAAAGAAGCTGAGCTTTGACGCAGATATGCAGGCCTCACCGCTGGATGAAGCCTCGACATCCAATCGCAACGTGCTGACGAAGCCGAACCGTATCTGCTCGCCGCCCTGA
- a CDS encoding amidohydrolase family protein, whose product MNYLRNGALILLAAFCFLPTAYGQLAVKGEMVYTMAGEPIANGVVLINDGKITAVGPSASVTIPANYRVVSAKVVTPGLIDAHTVIGLNGYLNQPHDQMALDGSASFQPELRATDAYNAQERLIETVRQYGVTTIHTGHQPGALASGQTMIAKTIGNTVDEATIVQTAMIAVTLGPGANASGRSPGTRAKQAAMLRAELIKAQENEAKTDKAKDLKSLIMARVIKREIPLLVTAEAAQDIMTALRIAKEFNIKIVLDGVSDAPIVMDEIKASGFPVIVHPTMARPGGDRANISLETASKLKAAGVPFALQSGFEGYVPKTRIVLFEAGMAAANGLGLRNALASITIDAAKLLGIDNRVGSIAVGKDADIAMYDGDPFEWVTHCTGVVINGKVVSEIVK is encoded by the coding sequence ATGAATTACCTTCGCAACGGCGCTTTAATTCTGCTTGCAGCCTTTTGCTTTCTGCCCACTGCCTACGGCCAACTGGCTGTTAAGGGCGAGATGGTTTACACGATGGCCGGCGAGCCGATCGCAAATGGCGTGGTGCTTATAAATGACGGCAAGATAACGGCGGTCGGGCCCTCGGCTTCGGTAACTATTCCGGCGAATTATCGCGTGGTCTCAGCCAAGGTCGTCACGCCTGGATTGATCGACGCACACACGGTCATCGGCCTCAACGGCTATCTCAATCAGCCCCACGATCAGATGGCCCTTGATGGCAGTGCGTCTTTTCAACCCGAACTTCGGGCAACCGATGCCTATAATGCACAGGAAAGATTGATCGAAACCGTCCGCCAATACGGCGTCACAACGATCCATACCGGACATCAGCCGGGAGCATTGGCCTCGGGGCAGACGATGATCGCTAAGACCATCGGAAATACCGTTGATGAGGCTACGATCGTACAAACCGCCATGATCGCGGTCACGCTCGGGCCGGGAGCAAATGCCTCGGGACGTTCGCCGGGAACCCGTGCGAAACAAGCAGCGATGCTGCGTGCCGAACTGATCAAGGCCCAGGAAAACGAGGCAAAAACCGACAAGGCGAAGGATCTCAAATCCCTCATAATGGCCCGAGTCATCAAACGCGAGATCCCGCTGCTCGTCACCGCCGAAGCCGCTCAGGACATAATGACCGCGCTTCGCATCGCAAAGGAGTTCAACATCAAGATCGTCCTCGACGGCGTCTCCGATGCACCTATCGTGATGGACGAGATCAAGGCCTCGGGCTTCCCTGTCATCGTTCACCCGACAATGGCGAGGCCAGGTGGCGATCGCGCGAATATTTCGCTTGAGACGGCTTCGAAATTGAAGGCGGCGGGAGTTCCCTTCGCCCTTCAGAGCGGATTCGAAGGTTACGTTCCCAAAACACGCATCGTCCTGTTTGAAGCCGGAATGGCTGCCGCCAACGGCCTCGGTCTTCGCAATGCTCTCGCCTCGATCACCATCGACGCGGCCAAACTTCTCGGCATCGACAACCGCGTCGGCTCCATCGCCGTAGGCAAAGACGCCGACATCGCAATGTACGACGGCGACCCTTTCGAATGGGTCACGCACTGCACTGGGGTGGTGATCAACGGAAAAGTCGTAAGCGAGATCGTTAAGTAG
- a CDS encoding amidohydrolase family protein, producing MKRLILSLFAALVVATPAFSQAKPTAFINARIIPIVGAPIEQGILLVQNGKITAVGDARTVRLSADVTIVDMAGKTIMPGIVDTHSHIGGPAGADSTSPIQPDVRILDSVNVQASSIQRAQAGGITVANIMPGSGHLDSGQTLYLKLRDDAVKIDDLLIYDKAGKYMGGIKFANGTNPIRAGGGSFPGTRAKSAALVREVFIKAQEYKEKVAKAAGDKTKLPPRDLAMEALVEVLDQKRVVHFHTHRHDDIMTVLRLQKEFGFRLVLQHVSEAWKVADEIAKAKVPSSIIMIDSPGGKIETIDVDYKNGAALEKAGALVGFHTDDGITDSRWFLRSAGVAVRAGMSRDKALYGMTMAGAIMLDMQDRIGSLESGKDADFVILSGDPLSIYTHVEQTWVDGKKVFDRSRAEDRTFAAGGKGASDDGDAMAHDDGDEDGGNE from the coding sequence ATGAAGAGACTAATTCTGTCGCTTTTTGCGGCATTGGTTGTGGCAACGCCCGCGTTTTCGCAGGCGAAGCCGACGGCGTTTATTAATGCTCGCATCATCCCGATCGTCGGGGCTCCGATCGAGCAAGGAATATTGCTGGTGCAGAACGGCAAGATCACGGCGGTCGGCGATGCTCGTACCGTGAGGCTTTCGGCGGACGTGACGATCGTGGATATGGCCGGCAAGACGATCATGCCAGGCATCGTTGATACGCACAGCCATATTGGCGGGCCGGCTGGTGCGGATTCTACATCGCCGATACAGCCGGATGTGCGCATCCTGGATAGTGTGAATGTGCAGGCATCCAGCATTCAGCGGGCCCAGGCGGGGGGAATTACCGTTGCCAACATCATGCCCGGCTCCGGCCATCTCGACAGCGGGCAGACGCTTTATTTGAAACTGCGTGATGATGCCGTGAAGATCGATGACCTGCTGATATACGACAAAGCGGGCAAATACATGGGCGGTATCAAGTTTGCCAACGGCACGAATCCGATCCGTGCGGGCGGCGGCTCGTTTCCGGGAACGCGGGCGAAATCAGCCGCACTGGTCCGCGAAGTCTTCATTAAAGCCCAGGAATACAAAGAAAAAGTTGCGAAGGCGGCTGGCGATAAAACGAAACTTCCGCCCCGCGATCTCGCCATGGAAGCTCTCGTCGAAGTACTCGATCAGAAACGCGTGGTGCATTTTCATACGCACCGTCACGATGACATTATGACGGTTTTGCGTTTGCAGAAGGAGTTCGGCTTCCGGCTCGTCCTGCAGCACGTCAGCGAAGCGTGGAAAGTCGCGGATGAGATCGCCAAGGCGAAAGTTCCTTCTTCGATAATCATGATCGATTCGCCGGGCGGCAAGATCGAGACGATCGATGTCGACTACAAGAACGGAGCCGCACTCGAAAAAGCGGGAGCTCTCGTCGGTTTTCATACCGATGACGGCATCACCGATTCGCGTTGGTTCCTGCGTTCAGCCGGAGTCGCCGTTCGAGCCGGGATGAGCCGCGATAAAGCTCTCTACGGCATGACAATGGCCGGAGCGATAATGCTCGATATGCAGGACCGCATCGGTTCGCTGGAATCGGGAAAGGATGCCGATTTCGTGATACTTTCCGGTGATCCGCTGAGCATTTATACACACGTCGAACAGACTTGGGTCGATGGCAAGAAAGTATTTGACCGCTCACGTGCCGAAGACAGAACCTTCGCCGCCGGCGGTAAAGGAGCCAGCGACGACGGGGATGCAATGGCCCATGATGATGGCGACGAAGACGGAGGTAACGAATAA